The Geobacillus genomosp. 3 genome segment ATGGGAACATTCGTATCATTTGAAATGCAAGAAAATGGAATTGCTATCGTGACATTAAACCGTCCGGAGGCAGCCAACGCGCTTTCAAGAGCGCTTCTTCTAGAGCTTGGCAACCTTTTGCAAGAAATCAAATTCCAAAAAGAGGTGCGTGTCGTCATTTTGACCGGAGCCGGGGACAAGGTGTTTTGCGCCGGCGCCGATTTGAAAGAGCGGGCAGGAATGAATGAAACGCAAGTGCGGCAGGCGGTCTCCTTGATCAGTAAAACGATCAACGAAGTGGAGAAAGTGCCGCAACCGGTCATCGCTGTCTTAAACGGCTCGGCGTTTGGCGGCGGGCTTGAGCTGGCACTGGCATGCGATATTCGTTTCGCTGCCGATGATATCCGGCTCGGGTTGACGGAAACGTCGCTTGGCATCATTCCGGGAGCGGGCGGCACGCAACGGCTGCCGCGTCTTGTCGGCATCGGAAAGGCGAAAGAGTTGATTTTTGCCGCGAAACGAATCACGGCCGAGGAAGCGGAACGAATTGGCCTTGTCGAGTATGTCGTACCGCGCGCTGAACTGATGGAGCGGGCGCTCGAATTGGCCCGGCAAATCGCTGAGAATGCGCCGATTGCCGTCCGCCAGGCGAAACGAGCGGTGCAAAGCGTGTTTAACGTCGACTTGGAGACCGGTTTGGCGATCGAGCAGCTCGCCTATGAGGCGACGATTCCGACAAAAGACCGGCTCGAAGGCTTGCAGGCATTTAAAGAAAGACGGAAACCGGTGTACAAAGGGGAGTAAAATGTCCCAACGCGGCCGGCCGAAACTCCGAGGAACGCGAAACGACCGCAAGCGCTTCAATGCCGCCTGAAACGGTGCGGCCTAACGCTGCGCTGATGGGGCTGTTTACGGGGCGGCCCATTGCGACATAGGCCGCCAAAGCGCCGCCCCAAAGAAGCCGGCCGCGATGCCAATGCTCTGAAACGGATTGGCGGGGCATGATGGTAGATGGGGAAATGCCGCCCGGGAAAACGGCGGAATGAACGAAGCAAGGAGGAGACAACATGGGGATGAAGGAAACGGCAAAAGAGCGCGCCGCGTTGGCCGCAGAACTCGAGAAGAGGGCGGCTGACATTAAAAAAGGCGGGGCGCCGAAATATCATGAAAAAAACGCCGCCCAAGGGAAGCTGTTTGTTCGCGACCGGTTGAATTTGTTGCTCGATCACGGACTGGAAGCGGAAGACGGATTGTTTGCCAACTGCCTCGCTGACGGTCTACCGGCTGACGGGGTGGTGACCGGCATCGGCAAAATCAACGGCCGGACTGTCTGTGTGATGGCGAACGATTCCACTGTCAAAGCCGGGTCTTGGGGAGCGCGTACAGTAGAAAAGATCATCCGCATTCAAGAGACGGCGGAAAAATTGCGCTGCCCGCTCATTTATTTGGTTGATTCCGCCGGAGCCCGCATTACCGACCAAATCGAAATGTTTCCCGGCCGGCGCGGGGCAGGGCGCATTTTTTACAATGAAGTGAAACTGTCGGGGAAAGTGCCGCAAGTGTGCTTGCTCTTTGGTCCGTCGGCGGCCGGCGGCGCTTATATTCCGGCGTTTTGTGACATCGTCATTATGGTCGAAGGCAATGCGTCGATGTATTTAGGCTCGCCGCGCATGGCGGAAATGGTGATCGGAGAAAAAGTAACGCTCGAAGAAATGGGCGGCGCCCGCATGCATTGCACCGTCTCCGGCTGCGGCGATGTGCTAGTAAAAACCGAGGAAGAGGCGATCGCCTATGCGCGCCGCTATTTATCGTATTTTCCGTCCAACTACAGCGAACAACCGCCGATTGCAGAAGCGAAGCCACCGAAATCATTTGACAAAACGATTGAAGATATTTTGCCGGTGAATCAAAATGCGCCGTTTAATATGTACGATTTAATTGAGCGGATCATTGACGAGGGGTCGTTTTGTGAAGTAAAAAGGCTGTTTGCGCCGGAAATCATTACCGGCTTGGCGCGCCTTAACGGCCGGCCGATCGGCATCATCGCCAATCAGCCGCGCGTCAAAGGCGGCGTATTGTTTCACGATTCGGCCGACAAGGCGGCGAAGTTCATCACCCTTTGCGATGCCTTCCACATTCCGCTTTTGTTCTTGGCTGACATTCCCGGCTTTATGATCGGGACGAAAGTCGAACGGGCGGGCATCATCCGCCACGGGGCGAAAATGATTGCCGCGATGTCGGAGGCGACGGTGCCCAAAATTTCAATCATCGTCCGTAAAGCATACGGCGCCGGATTGTACGCCATGGCCGGGCCGGCGTTTGAACCGGATTGCTGCCTCGCGTTTCCGAACGCCCAAATTGCGGTGATGGGACCGGAGGCGGCCGTCAACGCCGTCTATGCGAACAAAATCGCCGAATTGCCCCCGGAAGAGCGGCCGGCCTTTGTTGAGCAAAAACGGGAAGAATACCGGCGCGACATTGACATTTATCGTCTCGCCTCCGAGCTCGTCATCGACGGGATCGTCGCGCCCAACGATGTGCGCAATGAGCTCATCCGGCGGTTTGAGGCGTATACGTCCAAGTATATGATCTTTTCCGAACGAAAACATGGGGTATATCCGGTTTGAAAAAACTGGATGACCGTCCCCCTTGTCAAACAAGTAAAGATCGTGTATGATAATAATCACCAATCCGCTGCTGCGTTGTGCGTTGTAGAATGAAGTTTCAACCGATGGCAGTGAAAAGGGAGTTCTATATCGAAACCGGAATGCCATGCCTCTGATTCGTCAACGAGGACGGCAGGAACGTTTCTGCGAACACCCACCTAGTAGAGCGTGGTTGAGAAACTGCATTCAGCCGACGGCAACCGCGGCGCGGGTTCTCCAACGGAAACGGCAAAGGCGTCCATACGGGCGCCTTTTTTATTAGTGCAGCACCAGTCGCCGCCTTGTTTCAACAGGGCGGCGATGATTTTTTATGGAAAAGTGAAATCATATAGTTGATTTTCCTTATTGGCATGCTATAATCATATTTCGTGTACAAATAATTCTTATTGAAATTATTCGTGTTCCGTGATGAAAGGAGGGGGCAATATGGAAGGAATGAGCCGGGACATTATGTATGCCGTTTTTCGTACGCAAAAAGCGCTCTACCGCCTCATCCGTGAAGATGCTGCCCGCGTCGGGATTACGGAAGTGCAGCTGATGGTGCTGTATACATTGCTGAAAAAGGAATATATTCGCTTAAACGATCTAGCGGAGAAATTAAACTTGAGCAACAGCAACGTAAGCGGCACGGTCGACCGGCTTGTTGGCGCCGGCCTTGTCGTCCGGGAAACGTCGAAACAAGACCGGCGTGCTGTCATTTTGAGTTTGACAAAAAAAGGAAAAGAAACGGTGCTTGCCGCATTTGGCGAGCAGTCGGTGCTGCGCCGGCGGCTCCAGCGCATTCAGGAGCTCATTCCACCGGAAGAAATTGAGCAGTTTTTGCGGTTGCAAGATAAAGTGAAAACCATTTTACTCGGGGAGGAATAAACGGTGAACGTGAAGCGTTTGCTTGCTCTGAACATTTTCGTGCTCATTTTGCTTGTTGGTGGGGGATTTGCTGCGTATTACTATATCAATCAAACCGCGAACTATATAAAAACAGACAACGCCCGCATCGACGGCCAAATCATTCCGGTCGCTGCCCCGCTGTCTGGGAAGCTGACGTCCTGGTTAGGCACAACGGGAAAAACGTTCGCAGCTGGGGATCAAATTGGGGAAGTGTCGGACGGAAAACATACGGTCGCCATCACGGTGCCGCATCGAATGACGGTCGTGCAGCAAAATGCGGTCGAAGGTTCGTTTGTTGCTGCCGGGACGCCAATTGCGCGCGGATTTGATTTAAACGACTTATGGGTGACAGCGAACATTGAAGAAACGGATATAGAAGATGTGAAAGTCGGGCAAGATGTTGACATTTATGTGGATGCCTATCCGGATCGGAAGTTCAGCGGCAAAGTCGAGAAGCTTGGCTATGCAACAGCGAATATGTTCAGCTTGCTGCCAAGCTCGAACGCAACCGGCAACTACACAAAAGTGACCCAAGTCATTCCGGTGACGATTTCGATTGACAACTACAGCGGGGCCGGACTTGTGCCGGGCATGAACGTCACCGTTCGCATTCATAAGTAGGTGATCAGTGATGTCTACATTTGTCATTACCTATATCATCTTTGCCGTTTTCGTTCTGGCGGCCCTCAATATTGCGCTTCGCCGGCGCAAACCGGCTTCAGCTGCGGTTGAGACGCCAGGCGGTGCAAGGGCGGATGTGCGTCCAGCCGCCTCGTCCGGACAAAGTCAAGGTGGGCTTGGCGACATCGGCAGCCGCGGCAAAGTGGTGACGACCGTCATGCTTGGGGCGTTTGTCGCCATTTTGAACCAAACGCTGATCAACGTCGCCTTGCCTCATATGATGCAAGATTTCAACGTTGAGACATCAACGATTCAATGGCTCGTGACAGGATATATGCTTGTCAACGGCGTGCTCATTCCGATCAGCCCGTTTTTAATCGCCAAGTTTCCGGCGAAGACGTTGTTTGTTTCCGGCATGTCGTTTTTCACCATTGGCGCGTTTGTCTGTTCAATTGCCCCAACGTTTGCGATCATGCTCGCGGGGCGGCTGACGCAAGCGGTCGGGGCCGGCATTATTATGCAGCTCATGATGGTGATGATGTTGTCGATTTTCCCACCAGAACGCCGCGGGGTGGCGATGGGAACGGTCGGGATCGCCATGATGTTCGCGCCGGCGGTCGGACCGACGCTTTCCGGCTGGCTTGTTGAACATTATACGTGGCGTCTTTTGTTTTATGTTGTGTTGCCGATTGCCATTGTTGATCTCATCCTCGCCTCTCTTTGGCTGAAAAAAACACCGCGCCAAGGAAACCCGGTTCTCGATGTTCAAGGGGCGATCTACTCGACGATTGGATTCGGCGGCGTCTTATACGGGTTCAGCGAAGCCGGAAGTAAAGGATGGGGACAGGTGGAAGTCGCTGCCTCGCTTGTTGTTGGCTCTTTGTTTCTCGTTTTGTTCACATGGCGGTCGCTCCGTTCGGAGTATCCCGTGTTAAATTTCCGTGTGTTTCGCTATCCGGTATTCACGCTGTCAACGGTGATCGGTTCGGTCATTAATATGGCCATGTTTGCGGCGATGGTGCTGCTTCCGGTGTACTTGCAAAATTTGCGCGGCTTTACGCCGCTCGACGCCGGTTTGCTTATGCTGCCCGGGGCGATTGTAATGGCGATCATGTCACCCATTTCCGGTTGGGTGTTTGACCGCATCGGCGCGCGGGCTCTTGCCATTGTCGGATTGGTGATTACCGCTATTACGACATGGGAATTCAGCCAACTGACGATGGACACCCCATATAGTCATTTAATTTGGCTTTACATTTTCCGCATGTTCGGCATGTCCATGCTTGGGATGCCGATTATGACAGAAGGGTTAAACGCCTTGCCGCGTCATCTATACAGCCACGGTACGGCGATGGCGAACACGCTCCGGCAGGTGGCTGCGTCGCTCGGCACAGCGTTTTTAGTCACCGTCATGTCTAACCGGGCAAAATTTCATGTGGAAAATTACCGCAATGAAATGACAGAAAACAATCTGTTGTTTATGGATTTGGTCGGGCAACTGAAACAGGCGATTCCGAGCGACGAAGCGATCGCACAGCTGCTGTACGGGCTTGTCCAGCAGCGCGCGACGGTAGAAGGGATTAACGACGCCTTTTTCGTCGCGACCGGCTTGACAGTGTTGGCACTGATGCTCGCGTTCTTCTTAAAAGGAAAAAAACATAAATCGCCGTCGGCGTAAGCGAACGAAAGCGGCTTGACCGGCCGCTTTTTTTTTGCCGCTGCCGGCGTGGCGATAGACGAAAACAAACGGCCGTTTGCGAATTGTATAACCGCAGCGGATTTTCAGGGGGGATACAATAGTGGAGCCGCAAAGCAGGCAACAAGTGAGACAAACAAGACGAAGACAGCGTTGGCTGCGGATGTTGTGTGCGCTTGCTTTCGCTTTGGCCGTTGCCGTCGCCGCGCTCCATTGGATGATTGCCCGGCAAAACATTGCCGCGCTAAACAAACCGTTGCCGGCCGCGACGATCATTTATGATGAACACGGGCGTCCAGCGAGCAAGCTCGCGGCGGCGAATATCGAAGAAGTGTCGATCGAACGGGTGCCGGACCATTTCCTTCAGGCGATCGTCGCTGTGGAAGACCGCCGCTTTTACGAGCATAACGGCGTCGATTACTACGGATTTTTGCGCGCGATGTGGCGCAACATTCGCGCGCGGGCGTGGGTGGAAGGCGGCAGCACGATTACCCAGCAGTTGGCGAAAAACGTCTTTTTGACGAACGAAAAGACGTTGGTGCGCAAATGGAACGAATGGTTGATCGCGCAAAAAATCGAGCGCACGTACAGCAAACAAGAAATTTTAGAAATGTACATCAACCGTGTCTATTTCGGCGCGGGAGCGTGGGGAGTAGCGAGCGCGGCGAAAACGTATTTCGGCAAAGACGTTTCCGACTTGACGCTCAGCGAGTCAGCCATGTTGGCCGGTCTCGTGAAAGCGCCATCCGCCTTATCACCGCTCCGCCATTACGACAAGGCGGTCGCCCGGCGCAATGTCGTCTTGTCGCTTATGAAAGAACAAGGCTATATCGATGAACAAGAATGGGCCGCCGCGAAAAATGAGCGCATCGCCATTCAACAGGAACCGAAGCGCGATCCATACGCCGGGAAGTATCCGTATTATGTCGATGAGCTGATCCGCGAGGCGATTACGCGCTATGGGCTGACGCAAAGCGATGTCCTTTCCGGCGGACTGCGCATTTACACGGAGCTTGACCCCCGCATGCAGCAAGCGCTTGAAGCCGTGTATGCCGATGACTCGCTCTTTCCGTCAAGCCCGGACGGTGTGCTTGTGCAAAGCGGCGCCGTGCTGCTTGATCCGAAAACAGGCGGAGTGAAGGCGCTTGTTGGCGGCCGCGGCCGCCATGTGTTTCGCGGCTTTAACCGCGCCACCGAGCTTCGCCGCCAGCCCGGGTCGGCCATCAAACCGCTCGCGGTGTACACACCGGCGCTTGAACAAGGATACGAACCGTTTTCGCTGCTTAAAGACGAGCCGCTCAATCTTGGCGGCTACCGCCCGCAAAACTACGATCACACATACCGCGGCACGGTGACAATGTATGAAGCGGTCATTCATTCCCTCAACGTGCCGGCCGTCTGGCTGTTACATGAGATCGGCCTCGACAAAGGAATGGATGCGCTGCGCCGGTTCGGCTTGCCATTGGAAAAAGAGGACCGCCAGCTTGGCATTGCGCTCGGCGGCATGTCCCGCGGCGTCTCGCCGCTCGAGATGGCCGAAGCGTACGCGGTATTCGCGAACGACGGCGTCCGCCCGGACGGCCATCTCATTACGAAAATCGTCGACGCTTACGGTCATGAGGTGGCGGAATGGGAGCCGGAACGGGCGGTTGTGACGTCAAAGAAAACCGCCCAACAAATGACGGTTTTGCTTGAAGGCGTCATTCGTGAAGGAACCGGGAGACGGGCCGCCATCCCCGGCCGGGAGCTTGCCGGCAAAACTGGATCGACGGAAATGACGATTCCCGGCATCGATGGGGTGAAAGACCAATGGATGGTCGGCTATACGCCGCAGCTCGTCGGTGCGCTTTGGCTTGGCTACGACCGGCCGGATGGCACCCACTATTTGACGACAACGAGCGGGGAAACAGCGGCGGTCATTTTTCGCCACATCATGGAGAAGGCGCTGGTCGGTCAACCAGCCGCCCGCTTTTCATTGCCGCTTGTGAAAAAAGAGGAACAAAAACGCAAAAAGCATGATCAACCAACATCCGAATCCGCGCCGCCAAAGGCGAAAGAAAAGAAGGAAAAACCGCACCCGCCCGGCCATGAAAAAACCAAAAACAAAAAGGAGAAAAAAGGAAAAAGTAAGGAAAAAGGACATGGCGGCAAACATGACTAGCGATGGCCAACGGTGGTCTTCCCCTCTTTTTGCGCGCATATACATAAAGACAAGCGCATGAAAAAGGGGGGAGCGCCATGGCGTATTTCGGCTCGAAAGGATGGCTCGTGGCTGAGTTGAAAAAGGCAGGCATCACCCGTCATCCGGTCGGACGGAAAAAAATTGAGACATACAAGGCAACGGAGCTGTACGGGTTATACCGCAAGTATGTACAAAAGGCACGTTAAGCTGGACGGAACGATCCGGCTTCTTTTTTTGGGGCAACCTACAAGGGAAAGGAGGGAGGCGCACCCGTTGGTTGACAAGAGAGGGACCGCGCCGGAAGCGATGAAGAAAAAACGGTTTACGGTAGCAGAAGGGGAAACGATTGCCGCCTGTTTAGCGCGAATGAAGCAAGAAGGATACCGCCCGGTCCGGCGCATCGAGCAGCCGATTTTCCGCGAAGTGGAAACGAATGGCGAAACAACGGTCGAGCCGTGCGGGCGCATCATTGAGTTTGAGGCAGTGCGCGACGAGCCATAACGGGCGGTTGTTGGCTTCGCCATAGGCTGAAGGCACGGCCGCAAGTTCACCGGCCGCGGCGACAGGGGCGAAAGAATCCGCCAAAAAACCGGCCAAGAAGTTTTTTTCGATGGTCGCCGCCTATACAAAGCACGATATGGATCCGCCAAAAAAAAAACCGGAAAGGGGGTTCCTTTCCGGTCTAGCGGTGCGGCCATTCGCGCGTTTTCCTCGCCTCCCGGTGATCGCCGGTCGGGTTGCCGCTTGATGCTTCATAGCCAACTTGGTACACATAATGTTTCGGGGCGTGAATGACGTTATCCATCCGGTATTGATCTAGGTCGTCCTGGAATTGCCGCTTGCTTTCTTGTTCACTCATCGTTGCACCCCCTTACCGATATGGCCGGCCGCGTTTATTAGGGTGCGCCATCAAGGTGTGCTTTACTCAAAAGCCGTTGATCGTCATGCCGCCGTCGACAAACAGTGTTTGGCCGGTCATGTAGCTCGATGCATCAGAAGCGAGGAACACAGCCGGACCGACGAGCTCAGGCAGCTCGCCAATCCGCTTGAGCGGGGTGACGGCCAAAATGTCGTTGACATACGTTTCGTCTTCAAGCAGTGCTTTTGTCAGCGGTGTCCGGAAATACCATGGGCCGATGGCGTTAACACGTATACCGTAGCGCCCCCACTCAAACGCCAACACTTTCGTCATTTGGATGAGCGCCGCTTTGGTGGCCGCATACACGACGCCGGTGCGCAAGGCGACGTAGCCGGCGACAGAAGCCATGTTGATGATGTTTCCACCTTGCTCTTGTTCTTTCATCACGCGTCCGGCTTCTTGTGACACGAGAAACGCCGATTTTAAGTTCGTATTGATGATCGTCTCCCACTCATGGTCCGTCACATCCAAAGCCGGAGTGCGGATATTCATGCCGGCGTTGTTGACCACGATATCAAGCGAGCCGGCTTGTTGTTTGACGTCAGCGACCGCGTCGTGCACGGCTTCTCGGTCGGTGACATCAAGCGGATATATGTACGCATTTCGACCGAACCGTTCGATATGGCCTGCCGTTTCTTCCAAATCCGATTTCGTGCGGGCGATAAGCGCTACATCGGCTCCGGCTTCGGCAAACCCGATCGCGACCGCCCGGCCGATGCCGCGTCCGGCTCCGGTCACGAGCGCCGTTTTTCCATCTAAGCGAAACGAAGGCAAAAACATTGGAGTCTCCCCTTTCAGCATCATCGGTACATCCCCATGATAGCATGACCGACCGCTGCCGCCAATCGTTGGAATGAGCCTCTGGCAAGAAGCGGGAAGTGTACGTTGCAGACAGCGCCCCATCCCGTTACAATAAAAAGGAGAACAACATATAGACAAGGGGATGACACAATGATTCATTACACATGGGCGACCCGACCGACGGTCAAAAAGGTGAAATGCATCCATACCAACGCCGAAAAGTATATTGTCAACAACGTGTTAACGCCGGGAAACGTGTACGATGTCAAAAATGAAACAGAGGAATTTTATTTTGTCGTCGACAACAGCGGGAAAGTCGGCGGGTTTTACAAAGATTACTTTGAAGAAGTCAAGTGACCGCCCAAGCGGCGAAAAAAAAAACGGATGCGCGGCCACGCATCCGTTTTTTTCTCAGCCGGCGGCGCTCTGTTCCGAAGCCGGCGGCTGCACCCGGCCCGCGGGCAACGTGACCGTCAACGTCGTTCCTTTTTGAACGGCGCTTTCGATCGTCCACGTGCCGCCCATTTGCTCAATAATTTTGACGGCGACCATAGTGCCAAGGCCGGTTCCTTTTTCTTTTGTGCTGAAATACGGCTCGCCAAAGCGGCGCACTTGTTCTTTCGTCATGCCGATGCCGTTGTCGACAATCGTGATGACGACCGCCCCGCCTTGCCTATGCGCCGAAATGTGGAGCCGGCCGCCGTCCGGCATCGCTTCGATGCTGTTTTTCGCTAAATTGAGGAAGCACTGTTGAAAATATTGTACATTGCCGATGACGACACCATGTTTCAAGGAAGAGGAAATTTCGATCGAATGCATATGGGCGAGCGGCTGAATCATTTGGATGACTCTCTGCAGCTCAACGGCGACATCAATCGGTTCCGTCTTTTTTGGCGCCGGTTTGGCGAACGTCAAATAATCATGAATGATCGCTTCCGCTCGCTCGACTTCTTCTGAAGCGATGCGAATGTACCGCTCCTCCGTTTCGCGCGGCATCGGCCTAGTTTGCAACAGCTGGATGAATCCTTTCACGACCGTAAGCGGGTTGCGAATTTCATGCGAAATGCTGGCAGCAAGCTGACTGACGATCTCCATTTTTTCCATCTTCATCAGCTCCACCCGGGCGAGCTGCGCCTCATGGAGCGTCTCCATGACATAGGCGGCAAACATCATGACAAACGGCGGCATAAGAATGAAATAGACGATATACGGTTTCGTCACCGGAAAATCAGCGATGATGATGGCGACAAACGTTGTCAGCACCGCCAGCAAAAACGTCAGCCAAAGTGTAGTGAACAGCTTGGCAGGCCGGGGCAGCCGCTGAAACAGTGGCGAGACGGCCGACGCTGCCACGAACATAATGGCATAGACAACAACTGTGAGCGGCTGAAATCCGTACAAGATCGTGCGCGCCAGCATGGACACGGCAAAAAGCACCGCCCCAACCGCGCTGCCGCCATAGAGCGTTCCGAGCAAAAACGGAATTTGCCGGAAATCGTGGATGCACGTTGGATCCACGTAAATGGGAAATTTCATGCAGAGGACGGAGGCCAGCGCCATGCAAACGGCCAGCAGCGCCCGGCTGTACAACGGTTTGCGCTGAATCGCCGCACTATGGTCGTAAATGAAGGAAAAGGCGAACACCGTGACCAAAATGTAAAACAAATTGTTAAGGACGTGCTGGTTGATATAGAAACCTGCCATACAAAAAAATCTCCTAACTCAATGTGCATCATCGCCTCTCATTATATCGGAAAGAGAAGAAAAGAAAAATAGATTTGTTATGCCCGATCTTTTGGCAGCCAGACGGCTAGGGCGCCAAGGAGCGGCAGCGCGCTGCAAAGCCGCATGAGCGTGCCAAGCGACGATAAATCGGCGATTTTGCCAAGCACCACCGCCCCGAGCGCTCCCATGCCAAACGCCAAGCCGACAATGAGTCCGGACGCCATGCCGACATGGTTGGGCAGCAGCTCTTGGGCGTAGACGACAAACGTCGCAAAACTTAATGACAATACAAACCCGGCGATGAGCAAGATCGGCAGCGCCAACGAAAGCGGCACGTGCGGCAAGGCGAGCGCAAACGGCGCGGTGCCAAGCGTCGACCAGATGATCAAGTTTCGTTTGCCGAACCGGTCGGCGATCGGCCCACCGGCGAGCGTGCCGACCGCGCCGGCGATCATAAAAGCGAACAAGTACACTTGCGCCTCGCGCACCGAGATGTGGGCCGTTTCCATAAGATAGAACTGATAATAGTTCGAGATGCCGGCCGAGTACCACGAGCGGGCGAACACTAAAAAGACGAGCAGCACGAGCGCAAATATGACCGGCCGCCCGGAATCGGTGCGCTGCGCCGTCTTTTTTGTTTTGCCCGGCGTTGACGGGCTGCCAAGTTCATGCCCATACCATTGCGAGACGCGCCAAAGCAGAGCAATGCCTGCCGCCGCGGCGAGGGTAAACCACGCCGCACCCTTTTGGCCGAACGGTACGAAAACCAAGGCGGTGAACAATGGCGCCAACGCCCCCCCGGTATTGCCCCCGACTTGATAAATCGATTGGGCGAACGCCCGCCGCGCTCCGGCCGCCAAGTAGACGACGCGCGCCCCTTCCGGGTGGAAAACGGCCGAGCCAAGCCCGACGAGCAGCACGGATAACAAGACAAACCAAAAGTTCGGCGCCAGCGCGAGCCCGGCCATGCCAAGCAAACTCGCCGCCATGCCGAGCGGCAAAAAGCGCGGCGATGGCGTCCGGTCCGTCCATAAGCCGACGACCGGCTGCATGATCGATGACGTCATGTTTAAGGCGAACGCAATCCAACCGATTTGCGTATACGACAGCTCCATCGTCGACCGCAAAATCGGAAAGAGCGCCGGGATGACCGCCTGCATCGCATCGTTCAAAAAGTGGCCGAGGCTGATGGCGAACAAAATCGGGTAGACGGTCATGCCGACGGCGCCGGCTCGTTCCGAGTGAGCGTTCATGAAACCCCCCCGTTTCTGCATGAGTTCTCTGTTTTAATATTTTCATTATAATGGATTTTTTAACACTTTCAATTCCCTTCTTGCGGACGGTCGTTTGCATGACCGATATATGCGGCGGCCATCGTTGACAACCACTACTGATTCATCGGCCACTTCTCCTGTTTCCTCATTCATTTGGTAAGACATTGTAGTTAGTATGCTTTTTGGGAAATCAATCCATTTCCCGACGGAAAACGGATCATGCCGGCCATCGGGGACAATAACACCAAAAACGGCTTTGCCAAGGAGGGCGAGACGGTGAAATGGCTTCAACTCACTCTTGAGCTTGTCATCGGGTTTGTGCAGACGTACCAACCGGCTGCGGCGGTGCCGAACGGGTTAAAGGTGTAGCAAGCAGCAACGAATCCGGCAGATGCTGGATTCTTTTTTTATTTTGGAAAAAACCGTTGTTGTTTTTCTGTTTTAAGTGTACTATTAGTGATAGTACGGTAATGACAAAGGAAGGAGGAGGGGAGATGTTTGAGCTCGATTGGCGAAGCCGTCAGCCGATTTACGAGCAGCTGATGGAAAAAATGAAGGAAATGATCATTCGTGAGCTATGGCAGCCGCACGATCAGCTGCCATCCGTTCGAATGATGGCGAAACAGCTGATGGTCAATCCGAATACGATTCAAAAAGCGTACCGGGAACTGGAGCGCGACGGCTGGATTTATTCCGTTCCGGGAAAGGGAAGTTTCGTCGCGCCACGCCCGAAGCAGCCAAACACGGAGGCGATTGCCGCCGTTCGCGACCAAGTCATCCGCCTTGTTAAGGAAGCGCGGTTTTTAGGGGTGACGAACGAGCAGTTATGGCAATGGATTCAAGAAGGAGAGAAAGAGGGGGAGAGCGATGATTCAACTAAAGAACGTGACGAAAACGTTTGAGCGGTTTGCGGCCGTCAACGGCGCCGACATGACCGTGCCGAACGGGGCGATTTACGGGCTGCTGGGGCCGAACGGGGCCGGGAAGACGACGCTGTTGAAACTGATGGCCGGCATTCTCCGCCAGGACAGCGGAACGATTATGATCGATGGCGAAGATGTATGGGAAAACGTGCGCATCAAGCAACGGCTGTTGTTTTTGCCGGATTTTGTCTACTTTTTTCCGCACGCCACGATCCGGCAAATGGCCGCCTTTTACGAACGGATGTATCCGTCGTTCAGCCGCGCGCGGTT includes the following:
- a CDS encoding MFS transporter translates to MNAHSERAGAVGMTVYPILFAISLGHFLNDAMQAVIPALFPILRSTMELSYTQIGWIAFALNMTSSIMQPVVGLWTDRTPSPRFLPLGMAASLLGMAGLALAPNFWFVLLSVLLVGLGSAVFHPEGARVVYLAAGARRAFAQSIYQVGGNTGGALAPLFTALVFVPFGQKGAAWFTLAAAAGIALLWRVSQWYGHELGSPSTPGKTKKTAQRTDSGRPVIFALVLLVFLVFARSWYSAGISNYYQFYLMETAHISVREAQVYLFAFMIAGAVGTLAGGPIADRFGKRNLIIWSTLGTAPFALALPHVPLSLALPILLIAGFVLSLSFATFVVYAQELLPNHVGMASGLIVGLAFGMGALGAVVLGKIADLSSLGTLMRLCSALPLLGALAVWLPKDRA
- a CDS encoding GntR family transcriptional regulator; this encodes MFELDWRSRQPIYEQLMEKMKEMIIRELWQPHDQLPSVRMMAKQLMVNPNTIQKAYRELERDGWIYSVPGKGSFVAPRPKQPNTEAIAAVRDQVIRLVKEARFLGVTNEQLWQWIQEGEKEGESDDSTKERDENV